A region from the Mycobacterium heidelbergense genome encodes:
- a CDS encoding acyl-CoA reductase, translating into MIAYTVPLFLRGQVITDDLVPYGTRTGDWQFRAPDMAKYVARLPLNSPAEMSDLHDVSFDEILDVLEALGGALDFESNTHLQEAYEASLVANVLPAEMLKNSYRVLGPLFSRDNVTEIADSQVGLDYLNGWVPHKLHDGRELRVRAFGSRVLHIPAGNGGLVSAVTILRSVITRSDAIIKAPSNDPLTAIAIARTLADVAPNHPITRHLAVGYWKGGDSGVEEALYRPQHIEKIVAWGGLASVKHVTRYIQPGLELIALDPKRSATIIGREAFDDEDTMREVARRAATDIGVANQEGCANARVIYVLSGTDPEGLANANRFGELVYRELMSLPPVISTPPRYPNRELLDHLEASRMADDFYRVIGGERREGAIVVSQFDEAVDYSPMLSGRVANVVPVDSIDKVTAAVNAYTQTIGVYPESLKRRLRNTLPLFGAQRLTTLGYACSVAVAAPQDAIEPIRRMCKWIVDEECDPEVVIPLWRLTPA; encoded by the coding sequence GTGATCGCCTACACCGTCCCGCTGTTCCTGCGGGGGCAAGTCATCACCGACGACCTCGTCCCCTACGGCACCCGCACCGGCGACTGGCAATTCCGGGCGCCGGACATGGCCAAGTACGTCGCGCGCCTGCCGCTCAACAGCCCCGCCGAAATGAGCGACCTCCACGACGTGAGCTTCGACGAGATCCTCGACGTGCTCGAGGCATTGGGCGGCGCACTGGATTTCGAGTCCAACACCCACCTGCAGGAGGCCTACGAAGCCTCGCTGGTGGCCAATGTGCTGCCGGCGGAAATGCTGAAGAACAGCTATCGCGTTCTGGGGCCGCTGTTTTCCCGCGACAATGTCACCGAAATCGCCGACAGCCAGGTCGGGCTGGACTACCTCAACGGGTGGGTCCCGCACAAACTGCACGACGGGCGCGAACTGCGGGTGCGCGCCTTCGGATCCCGCGTGCTGCACATCCCGGCGGGCAACGGTGGGCTGGTCTCGGCGGTGACCATCCTGCGTTCGGTGATCACCCGGTCCGACGCGATCATCAAGGCGCCCTCCAACGATCCGCTGACCGCGATCGCCATCGCCCGCACGCTGGCCGATGTTGCGCCGAACCACCCGATCACCCGGCACCTGGCGGTCGGGTACTGGAAGGGCGGCGATTCGGGCGTCGAAGAAGCCCTCTACCGGCCGCAGCACATCGAAAAGATCGTGGCCTGGGGCGGGCTGGCGTCGGTCAAACACGTAACCCGGTACATCCAGCCGGGTTTGGAGCTCATCGCGCTGGACCCCAAGCGCAGCGCCACCATCATCGGCCGCGAGGCGTTCGACGACGAAGACACGATGCGGGAGGTGGCCCGGCGCGCCGCGACCGACATCGGTGTGGCCAACCAGGAGGGGTGCGCCAACGCCCGGGTCATCTACGTGCTCAGCGGCACGGATCCCGAGGGCCTGGCCAACGCCAATCGGTTCGGGGAATTGGTCTACCGGGAGTTGATGTCGTTGCCTCCGGTCATCAGCACCCCGCCGCGGTATCCCAACCGCGAGCTACTCGACCATCTGGAGGCCTCGCGCATGGCCGACGACTTCTACCGCGTCATCGGCGGCGAGCGCCGCGAGGGCGCCATCGTCGTCTCGCAATTCGATGAGGCCGTTGACTATTCGCCGATGCTGTCCGGGCGGGTCGCCAACGTCGTGCCCGTGGACAGCATCGACAAGGTGACCGCCGCGGTGAACGCCTATACTCAGACCATCGGCGTCTACCCGGAATCCCTGAAGCGGCGGCTGCGAAACACGTTGCCGCTGTTCGGCGCCCAACGGCTGACCACCCTGGGCTACGCGTGCAGCGTCGCGGTCGCCGCCCCGCAGGACGCCATCGAGCCGATCCGGCGGATGTGCAAGTGGATCGTCGACGAGGAATGCGATCCGGAGGTGGTGATCCCGCTGTGGCGACTCACGCCGGCATGA
- the pssA gene encoding CDP-diacylglycerol--serine O-phosphatidyltransferase gives MISKPRGRRTVNLQILPSAMTVLSICAGLTSIKFALEHQPKAAMALIAAAAILDGLDGRVARILDAQSRMGEEIDSLADAVNFGVTPAIVLYVTMLAESPAGWIVVLLYAVCVVLRLARYNTLQDDGTQPAYAHEFFVGMPAPAGAVSMIGLIGLKLQFGDGWWTSPVFLCVWVTGTSVLMVSKIPMRKMHAVAVPPNWAAPLLAVLAICAAAAVLAPYLLIWVIIVAYLCHVPFAVRNQRWLAAHPEAWDDKPKQRRAARRANRRAQPNRRSMARLGLRKPSGRLP, from the coding sequence ATGATCAGCAAGCCCCGCGGCAGGCGCACGGTGAACCTGCAGATCCTGCCCAGCGCGATGACCGTGCTGTCCATCTGCGCGGGGCTGACCTCGATCAAGTTCGCCCTCGAGCACCAGCCCAAGGCCGCGATGGCGCTGATCGCCGCGGCGGCCATCCTGGACGGGCTGGACGGCCGGGTGGCCCGCATCTTGGACGCCCAGTCACGCATGGGCGAGGAAATCGACTCGCTGGCCGACGCGGTGAACTTCGGGGTGACGCCCGCGATCGTGCTCTACGTGACGATGCTGGCCGAGTCGCCGGCCGGCTGGATCGTGGTGCTGCTGTACGCGGTGTGCGTCGTGTTGCGGCTGGCGAGGTACAACACGCTGCAGGACGACGGGACCCAGCCCGCCTACGCGCACGAATTCTTCGTCGGGATGCCCGCGCCGGCGGGCGCGGTGTCGATGATCGGTCTGATCGGGCTCAAACTGCAGTTCGGTGACGGGTGGTGGACGTCGCCGGTGTTCCTGTGCGTCTGGGTGACGGGGACGTCGGTGCTGATGGTCAGCAAGATCCCGATGAGAAAGATGCATGCGGTGGCGGTGCCGCCGAACTGGGCGGCACCGCTGCTGGCGGTCCTGGCGATCTGCGCGGCGGCGGCGGTGCTGGCCCCCTACCTGTTGATCTGGGTGATCATCGTCGCCTACCTGTGCCACGTCCCCTTCGCGGTCCGCAACCAGCGCTGGCTGGCCGCGCACCCCGAGGCGTGGGACGACAAGCCCAAGCAACGGCGCGCCGCGCGGCGCGCGAACCGCCGGGCGCAGCCGAACCGCCGGTCGATGGCGCGGCTGGGGCTGCGCAAGCCGAGCGGGCGCCTGCCATGA
- a CDS encoding long-chain-fatty-acid--protein ligase, with protein MTSTAARPVDDFMNDPIGFFGQSYTRMHSIDRGELEGLQRRAMGIRFREHYDSIEMLRKLADRLGITALNEFNDVVPLLFSHTAFKSYPAALIDKKRFDLMTRWLDKLTSYDLSGVDTTGCIGIDDWIDRLDEQTPLEVITSSGTTGTISILPKDKRGAEEGMTLWKICLFQTFGQEPTEAELNPSVDVVWPNFANGKLGHLRIANMIKRGFTGGDESRFHALYPGAIDTDLMFLASKMRAAASRGELDRLEIDPALAARKDEFVAMQARQAQDMDAFFTRLSDQLRGRRVFMLGTYHLMYDIARAGLERGVRNVFAPDSAILTGGGMKGVALPHDFMDVIKEFLGVQRIQVGYGFSESSTFHWGCTEGRYHVAPWVIPFVLDPDTSEPLPRTGVRTGRAAVYDILLRAHWGGVISGDEVTIDWDLRCPCGQASVAFEPDIIRYSEKKGLKNGQEDDRITCAATHEVHNEAVNFMKGVDL; from the coding sequence ATGACAAGCACCGCCGCGCGGCCGGTGGACGATTTCATGAACGACCCGATCGGCTTCTTCGGGCAGTCGTATACGCGGATGCACAGCATCGACCGCGGCGAGCTCGAAGGGCTGCAGCGCCGGGCCATGGGCATCCGCTTCCGGGAGCACTACGACAGCATCGAGATGCTGCGCAAGCTCGCCGACCGGCTCGGCATCACGGCGCTCAACGAATTCAATGACGTTGTGCCGCTGCTCTTCTCCCACACGGCGTTCAAGTCGTACCCGGCCGCGTTGATCGACAAGAAGCGCTTCGACCTGATGACCCGGTGGCTCGACAAGCTCACCAGCTACGACCTGTCCGGCGTGGACACCACCGGCTGCATCGGGATCGACGACTGGATCGACCGGCTCGACGAGCAGACACCGCTCGAGGTCATCACCTCCAGCGGCACGACCGGCACCATCTCGATCCTCCCCAAGGACAAGCGCGGCGCCGAAGAAGGCATGACGCTGTGGAAGATCTGCCTGTTCCAGACCTTCGGCCAAGAACCGACCGAAGCCGAGCTCAACCCGTCGGTGGACGTGGTCTGGCCCAACTTCGCCAACGGCAAGCTCGGCCACCTGCGCATCGCCAACATGATCAAGCGCGGCTTCACCGGCGGCGACGAGAGCAGATTCCACGCGCTCTACCCGGGCGCGATCGACACCGATCTGATGTTCCTCGCGTCCAAGATGCGGGCCGCGGCGTCCCGCGGGGAACTCGACCGGCTCGAGATCGACCCGGCGCTGGCCGCCCGCAAGGACGAGTTCGTCGCCATGCAGGCGCGTCAGGCGCAGGACATGGACGCCTTCTTCACCCGGCTCAGCGACCAGCTGCGCGGCAGGCGGGTGTTCATGCTGGGCACCTACCACCTGATGTACGACATCGCCAGGGCTGGGCTGGAGCGCGGCGTGCGCAACGTCTTCGCCCCCGACTCGGCGATCCTCACCGGCGGCGGCATGAAAGGCGTTGCGCTGCCGCACGATTTCATGGACGTCATCAAGGAATTCCTCGGCGTCCAGCGGATCCAGGTCGGCTACGGCTTCTCCGAGTCGAGCACCTTCCACTGGGGCTGCACCGAGGGCCGCTACCACGTCGCCCCGTGGGTCATCCCCTTCGTACTCGATCCCGACACCAGCGAGCCGCTGCCCCGCACCGGTGTGCGGACCGGCCGCGCCGCCGTCTACGACATCCTGCTGCGCGCCCACTGGGGCGGCGTCATCTCCGGTGACGAGGTCACCATCGACTGGGACCTGCGCTGCCCGTGCGGGCAGGCCAGCGTCGCCTTCGAACCCGACATCATCCGCTACAGCGAGAAGAAGGGCTTGAAAAATGGGCAAGAGGACGACCGAATCACCTGTGCCGCCACGCATGAGGTGCACAACGAGGCGGTGAACTTCATGAAGGGCGTCGACCTGTGA
- a CDS encoding AAA family ATPase, with product MSNVNSTAAALALTEDWCLGGRDAYAGTALAAERREVLEWAQARIGELIGLQSAKDRFAVWLGQHDAQHQGVVASCSEHHMVFLGAPGTAKTTFARVVAEVLFGLGVITRPEVTEVSAHDIATGSPSHSAARMKNVCGRARGGVLFLDEAYRLAPDTEDHSLGVEAIYTLLTCMAAYRDELVVILAGHARPMQDFLAVHAGLGVQFPFTATFTSYTPNDIVAIGRHLASRAQLVVQDAAWDLLRTEATRLRSIPYGHGTLLDVAGNARYAREVIGACQRARVRRLHRRAPSRRDLRQLLCTDPRVLHVSATDMRRAIAASLPAAAISAYRRLYPSTETQEHNTFRQPDTTTVDPPPATPEHVDSHDTATHRQRGR from the coding sequence ATGAGCAATGTCAACAGTACGGCGGCGGCCCTGGCACTCACAGAAGACTGGTGCCTGGGCGGTCGCGACGCGTACGCGGGTACCGCGCTGGCCGCCGAGCGTCGGGAGGTGCTGGAGTGGGCGCAAGCGCGTATCGGCGAATTGATCGGTTTGCAAAGCGCTAAAGACCGTTTCGCGGTGTGGCTCGGCCAGCACGATGCCCAGCACCAGGGTGTCGTGGCCTCGTGTTCTGAACACCACATGGTGTTCCTGGGTGCGCCGGGCACAGCGAAAACAACGTTCGCCCGGGTGGTCGCTGAAGTGCTGTTCGGACTCGGTGTAATCACGCGCCCGGAGGTCACCGAGGTCAGCGCCCACGACATCGCCACCGGCAGCCCCTCGCACAGCGCGGCCAGGATGAAGAACGTGTGCGGCCGGGCGCGCGGTGGGGTGTTGTTCCTCGACGAGGCTTACCGGCTGGCCCCCGACACCGAAGACCACTCTTTGGGTGTGGAGGCCATCTACACGCTATTGACGTGCATGGCGGCCTACCGCGACGAGCTCGTCGTCATCCTGGCCGGTCATGCCCGCCCGATGCAGGACTTCCTGGCAGTCCATGCCGGGCTGGGCGTGCAGTTCCCGTTCACCGCGACGTTCACCAGCTACACCCCCAACGACATCGTCGCCATTGGGCGCCACCTAGCCAGCAGGGCACAACTGGTGGTCCAAGACGCCGCGTGGGATCTGCTGCGCACCGAAGCAACACGGCTACGGTCCATCCCCTACGGCCACGGCACACTGCTCGACGTCGCCGGCAACGCCCGCTATGCACGTGAGGTGATCGGGGCGTGTCAGCGTGCGCGGGTCCGCAGACTGCACCGACGTGCGCCCAGCCGCCGCGACCTCAGACAACTCCTGTGCACAGACCCCCGTGTGCTCCACGTCAGCGCTACCGACATGCGGCGCGCGATCGCCGCATCGCTTCCGGCCGCAGCAATATCAGCCTACCGACGCCTATACCCGAGCACCGAAACCCAGGAGCACAACACCTTTCGGCAACCGGACACGACCACCGTTGATCCACCACCCGCCACACCCGAACATGTCGACTCACACGACACCGCGACTCACCGGCAGCGAGGCCGATAA
- a CDS encoding phosphatidylserine decarboxylase translates to MARRPRTEGPKHVVELVRSTVPPVHPAGLPFVAAGLGVALAGRKFRWLRRAGLLAAGASAAFFRHPPRVPPSRPGAVVAPADGVICVIDAAAPPAELGMGDAPLPRVSIFLSLLDAHVQRAPVSGEVVAAQHKPGRFGSADLAAASTENERTSLRIRTDAGADIVAVQIAGLLARRIVCDAHVGDKLSIGDTYGLIRFGSRLDTYLPPGTEPLVEVGQRAVAGETVLAELP, encoded by the coding sequence GTGGCACGACGCCCCCGCACCGAAGGACCGAAACACGTCGTGGAGTTGGTGCGCTCCACCGTTCCGCCGGTCCACCCCGCCGGGCTGCCGTTCGTCGCCGCCGGCCTGGGGGTGGCCCTGGCGGGCCGCAAGTTCCGCTGGCTGCGCCGGGCGGGTCTGCTGGCCGCGGGCGCGAGCGCGGCGTTCTTCCGCCACCCCCCGCGGGTGCCACCGAGCCGGCCCGGCGCCGTCGTCGCGCCCGCCGACGGCGTGATCTGCGTGATCGACGCGGCGGCCCCGCCCGCCGAACTCGGCATGGGCGATGCGCCCCTGCCGCGCGTCAGCATCTTCCTGTCGCTGCTGGACGCGCACGTGCAGCGCGCCCCGGTCAGCGGCGAAGTCGTTGCCGCGCAGCACAAGCCGGGCCGCTTCGGCTCGGCCGATCTGGCCGCGGCCAGCACCGAGAACGAGCGCACCAGCCTGCGGATCCGCACCGACGCCGGCGCCGACATCGTCGCCGTGCAGATCGCCGGGCTGCTGGCGCGCCGCATCGTGTGCGACGCACACGTCGGCGACAAGCTGTCGATCGGCGACACCTACGGGCTGATCCGGTTCGGCTCCCGGCTGGACACCTACCTGCCACCGGGCACGGAACCGCTCGTCGAGGTTGGCCAGCGCGCGGTCGCCGGCGAGACCGTGCTGGCCGAGCTGCCATGA
- a CDS encoding TetR/AcrR family transcriptional regulator, whose product MNRLERRKLEVREKILAAAFELFLRNGVAATTIEEICERADVANRTFFNHFATRQDMIRALARRRLVNLHDVVFDRVDQPIPDRLIGVFDDIAAALAESGDTYRELIGHMLATSGYGIQRGFDLHDTFVELVKEGIARGEVGARHDPETLADIIVGALSGGILNWTVDRTYSLETNLHNLGVALAELLSG is encoded by the coding sequence GTGAACAGACTCGAACGGCGAAAGCTCGAGGTGCGGGAGAAGATCCTCGCGGCCGCGTTCGAGCTGTTTCTCCGCAACGGCGTCGCGGCCACCACCATCGAGGAGATCTGCGAGCGCGCCGACGTCGCCAATCGAACGTTCTTCAACCACTTCGCCACGCGCCAGGACATGATCCGGGCGTTGGCGCGGCGGCGACTGGTCAACCTGCACGACGTCGTGTTCGACCGTGTCGACCAGCCGATCCCGGACCGGCTGATCGGCGTGTTCGACGACATCGCCGCGGCGCTGGCGGAATCCGGCGACACCTACCGCGAGCTGATCGGGCACATGCTCGCCACCAGCGGCTACGGCATCCAGCGCGGCTTCGACCTGCACGACACGTTCGTCGAGCTGGTCAAGGAGGGGATCGCGCGCGGCGAGGTCGGCGCGCGACACGACCCGGAAACCTTGGCCGACATCATCGTTGGCGCCCTGTCCGGGGGCATCCTCAACTGGACCGTCGACCGGACGTATTCGCTGGAGACCAACCTGCACAACCTCGGCGTCGCGCTGGCCGAGTTGCTGAGCGGGTGA
- the moeA gene encoding molybdopterin molybdotransferase MoeA yields MRSVEEHQRVVAEMIRARPVATVALAEAQGLVLAEDVVAQLALPVFDNSAMDGYAVRAEDISNATPEHPVALPVAEDIPAGRTDQLTLQPGTAHRIMTGAPLPAGATAIVPVEDTDGGVESVVIRQHREPSKHIRRAGEDVAAGTTVLRTGQVVTPAVLGLAAALGLAGLPVIPRQRVLVISTGTELVAPGTPLRPGQIYESNSIMLAGAVREAGADVIAVATAEDDVAQFSAILDRHAASETPADLIITSGGVSAGAYEVVKDAFGRDGDQGVEFVKVAMQPGMPQGIGRVAGTTIVTLPGNPVSALVSFEVFIRPALRKAMGLPDPERPRRPAVLAESLTSPRGKRQFRRAILDSEAGTVTSYGPPASHHLRWLASANGLLEIPEDVVEVPAGTQLQVWDLS; encoded by the coding sequence GTGCGGTCAGTCGAAGAACATCAGCGCGTCGTAGCGGAGATGATCCGTGCCCGCCCCGTGGCCACGGTCGCGCTGGCCGAGGCTCAGGGGCTGGTCCTGGCCGAAGACGTGGTCGCCCAGCTGGCGCTGCCCGTCTTCGACAACTCCGCGATGGACGGATACGCGGTACGTGCCGAGGACATATCGAACGCCACACCCGAGCACCCGGTGGCCTTGCCGGTCGCCGAGGACATTCCGGCCGGGCGCACCGATCAATTGACGCTGCAACCCGGAACCGCGCACCGGATCATGACCGGCGCACCGCTGCCGGCCGGAGCGACGGCCATCGTGCCGGTCGAAGACACCGACGGCGGCGTGGAATCGGTAGTCATCCGGCAACACCGCGAGCCGAGCAAGCACATCAGGCGAGCCGGCGAAGACGTGGCAGCGGGCACCACCGTCCTGCGCACGGGCCAGGTCGTGACGCCGGCGGTGCTCGGCCTGGCCGCGGCGCTGGGACTGGCCGGGCTGCCGGTAATCCCGCGCCAGCGGGTGCTGGTGATCTCGACCGGGACGGAGCTGGTGGCGCCGGGCACCCCGCTACGGCCCGGACAGATCTACGAGTCCAACTCGATCATGCTGGCCGGGGCCGTACGTGAGGCAGGCGCGGACGTGATTGCCGTCGCGACCGCCGAAGACGACGTCGCGCAGTTCAGCGCGATCCTCGATCGGCACGCGGCCTCGGAAACCCCAGCGGACCTGATCATCACCAGCGGCGGGGTCAGCGCCGGCGCCTACGAGGTCGTCAAAGACGCCTTCGGCCGCGACGGCGACCAGGGAGTGGAATTCGTCAAGGTGGCAATGCAACCGGGGATGCCGCAAGGCATCGGCCGGGTCGCCGGCACGACGATCGTCACCCTGCCCGGCAACCCGGTCAGCGCGCTGGTGTCGTTCGAGGTGTTCATCCGTCCCGCGCTGCGAAAGGCGATGGGGCTGCCCGATCCGGAGCGCCCGCGCCGGCCGGCGGTGCTCGCCGAATCGCTGACCTCGCCGCGCGGCAAGCGTCAGTTCCGGCGCGCGATACTCGACAGCGAAGCCGGCACCGTCACCAGTTACGGCCCACCGGCCTCACACCATTTGCGGTGGCTGGCGTCGGCGAACGGGCTGTTGGAGATCCCGGAAGACGTCGTCGAGGTGCCGGCCGGCACGCAACTGCAGGTGTGGGACCTGAGCTAA
- a CDS encoding AAA family ATPase: MTPAGEGAARQLTLTARLNTSAVDSRRGVVRLHPNVVAALGIREWDAVSLTGSRTTAAVAGLAGPDNPVGTALLDDVTLSNAGLREGTAVIVSAVTVYGARSVTLSGSSMATNSITPITLRQALLGKVMTVGDAVSLLPRDLGPGTTTSPATRALAASVGISWTSELLTVTGVDPEGPVSVQPNSLVTWGTGVGTPAREQLITGTPEILVEELKGTQPQAAKLTEWLKLSLDEPHLLKTLGAGANLGVLVSGPAGVGKVTLVRAVCDGRRLIELDGPEVGALAADDRLKTVASAVKRVRDGGGVLLIADADALLPATAEPVAALILGELRAAVATEGVALIATSARPDQLDARLRAPDLCDRELGLPLPDAPTRRALLEALLKPVPTGDLNIEEIARRTPAFVVADLAALVREAALRAASRASTDGRPPRLNQDDLAGALTVIRPLSRSAGEELSVGSVTLDDVGDMAEARRSLTEAVLWPLQHPDTFARLGVDPPRGVLLYGPPGCGKTFVVRALASTGQLSVHAVKGSELMDKWVGSSERAVRELFRRARDSAPSLMFLDEVDALAPRRGQSFDSGVTDRVVAALLTELDGIDPLRDVVVLGATNRPDLIDPALLRPGRLERLVFIEPPDAAARHEILRTAGKSIPLSADVDLGEVAAELEGYSAADCVALLREAALTAMRRSIDAADVTAADLAAARKTVRPSLDPAQVESLRAFAKAL, from the coding sequence ATGACGCCCGCCGGCGAGGGTGCCGCGCGCCAGCTCACCCTCACCGCCCGGCTGAACACCTCCGCCGTCGACTCCCGCCGCGGCGTCGTCCGTCTTCATCCGAATGTCGTTGCTGCCCTTGGCATCCGGGAATGGGACGCGGTATCGCTGACCGGGTCGCGGACCACGGCGGCGGTCGCCGGCCTCGCCGGCCCGGACAACCCCGTCGGCACCGCGCTGCTCGACGACGTGACGCTGTCCAACGCCGGACTGCGGGAAGGCACCGCGGTGATCGTCAGCGCTGTCACCGTCTACGGCGCGCGGTCGGTGACGCTGTCCGGCTCATCGATGGCGACCAACTCGATTACGCCGATCACCCTGCGACAGGCCTTGCTCGGCAAGGTGATGACGGTCGGCGACGCCGTGTCGCTGCTGCCGCGCGACCTGGGCCCCGGCACGACGACGTCGCCCGCCACCCGTGCGCTGGCGGCTTCCGTCGGGATCAGCTGGACGTCGGAGCTGCTGACCGTCACGGGCGTGGACCCCGAGGGGCCGGTCAGCGTGCAGCCGAACTCGTTGGTCACCTGGGGCACCGGCGTCGGGACGCCCGCGCGCGAACAGCTCATCACCGGGACCCCGGAGATCCTCGTCGAGGAGCTCAAGGGCACGCAGCCACAGGCCGCCAAGCTCACCGAATGGCTGAAACTCTCGCTCGACGAACCGCACCTGCTGAAGACCTTGGGCGCCGGCGCCAACCTGGGTGTCCTGGTGTCGGGACCGGCCGGCGTCGGCAAGGTGACGCTGGTCCGCGCGGTGTGCGACGGCCGCAGGTTGATCGAGCTGGACGGCCCGGAGGTCGGCGCGCTGGCCGCCGACGACCGGCTGAAAACCGTTGCCTCGGCGGTGAAGAGGGTCCGCGACGGCGGCGGCGTGCTGTTGATCGCCGACGCCGACGCCCTGCTGCCGGCCACCGCCGAGCCGGTGGCCGCCCTGATCCTGGGCGAGCTGCGCGCCGCCGTCGCCACCGAGGGCGTCGCATTGATCGCCACCTCCGCGCGACCCGACCAGCTCGACGCCCGGCTGCGCGCCCCCGACCTGTGCGACCGCGAGCTGGGCCTGCCGCTCCCCGACGCCCCCACCCGCAGGGCGCTGCTGGAGGCGCTGCTCAAACCGGTGCCCACCGGCGATCTCAACATCGAGGAGATCGCCCGTCGCACACCGGCTTTCGTCGTCGCCGACCTGGCCGCGCTGGTCCGTGAGGCCGCGCTGCGGGCGGCGTCCCGCGCCAGCACCGACGGCCGGCCACCGAGGCTGAACCAGGACGATCTCGCCGGGGCGCTGACCGTCATCCGGCCGCTGTCCCGCTCGGCCGGCGAGGAGCTGAGCGTGGGAAGCGTCACCCTCGACGACGTCGGCGACATGGCCGAGGCCAGACGGTCGTTGACCGAGGCGGTGTTGTGGCCGCTGCAGCATCCCGACACGTTCGCCCGGCTGGGCGTCGATCCGCCGCGCGGGGTGCTGCTGTACGGCCCGCCCGGCTGCGGCAAGACGTTCGTGGTCCGCGCGCTGGCCAGCACCGGGCAGCTCAGCGTGCACGCCGTCAAAGGCTCCGAGCTGATGGACAAGTGGGTGGGCAGCAGCGAGCGAGCCGTTCGTGAGCTGTTTCGGCGGGCCCGGGATTCGGCCCCCTCGCTGATGTTCCTCGACGAGGTGGACGCGCTGGCGCCCCGGCGCGGGCAGAGCTTCGACTCCGGCGTGACCGACCGCGTGGTGGCCGCGCTGCTGACCGAACTCGACGGGATCGACCCGCTGCGCGACGTCGTGGTGCTGGGCGCCACCAACCGGCCCGACCTGATCGACCCCGCGCTGCTGCGCCCCGGTCGGCTGGAACGGTTGGTGTTCATCGAACCGCCCGATGCCGCGGCCCGCCACGAAATCCTGCGCACCGCAGGCAAATCCATCCCGCTGAGCGCCGACGTCGACCTCGGCGAGGTGGCCGCCGAACTCGAGGGCTACAGCGCCGCCGACTGCGTGGCGCTGCTGCGGGAGGCCGCGCTCACCGCCATGCGGCGCTCCATCGACGCCGCCGACGTGACGGCCGCCGACCTCGCGGCGGCCCGCAAGACGGTGCGCCCCTCGTTGGATCCGGCGCAGGTGGAGTCGTTGCGCGCGTTCGCCAAAGCTCTTTAG
- a CDS encoding SDR family NAD(P)-dependent oxidoreductase — MTERPTALDVVDGIDLSGKVCVITGASSGLGRESARALAAAGAHVVLAARDEDALAQTARWIAAEVPGSRTSTVRLDLTALASVRAAADAISDVAPTIDVLMNNAGVMFTPFGRTRDGFEIQVGTNHFGHFELTRLLVPQLAAAGGARIVTLSSGGHLMGDVDFDDPNWESREYDKFVAYGASKTANILHAKEADRRLRELGIRAFAVHPGTVATALARYMSRSDFSELRKLVVDNSAARGKRSDGFLDFTTPEQGAATQVWAAVSPELRDKGALYLEDCGVSDAVAPYARDERRAADWWALSEKLCDRA, encoded by the coding sequence ATGACCGAACGTCCGACCGCCCTGGACGTCGTCGACGGAATCGACCTGTCGGGCAAGGTATGTGTGATCACGGGGGCGTCGTCGGGGTTGGGCCGCGAGTCCGCACGCGCGCTGGCCGCGGCGGGCGCGCACGTGGTGCTGGCCGCGCGTGACGAAGACGCGCTGGCGCAGACGGCCCGGTGGATAGCGGCCGAGGTGCCCGGGTCCCGCACCTCGACGGTACGGCTCGACCTCACCGCGCTGGCCAGCGTCCGCGCGGCGGCGGACGCCATAAGCGACGTCGCGCCGACCATAGATGTGTTGATGAACAACGCCGGTGTCATGTTCACCCCGTTCGGACGAACGCGCGATGGATTCGAAATACAGGTCGGGACAAACCATTTCGGGCACTTCGAACTCACCCGGCTCCTTGTCCCGCAACTGGCGGCCGCCGGAGGCGCCCGGATCGTCACGCTGTCGTCCGGGGGCCACCTCATGGGTGACGTCGATTTCGACGACCCGAACTGGGAGAGCCGCGAATACGACAAGTTCGTCGCGTACGGCGCGTCCAAGACGGCGAACATCCTGCACGCGAAGGAGGCCGACCGGCGGCTGCGCGAGTTGGGCATCCGCGCCTTCGCCGTTCATCCGGGCACGGTGGCGACCGCCCTGGCGCGGTACATGTCCCGCTCGGATTTCTCCGAACTCCGCAAGCTTGTCGTTGACAACAGCGCGGCGCGCGGCAAGCGGTCCGACGGCTTCCTCGACTTCACCACGCCCGAGCAGGGCGCGGCCACCCAGGTGTGGGCCGCGGTCAGCCCCGAGCTGAGGGACAAGGGGGCGCTGTACCTGGAAGACTGCGGGGTCAGCGACGCGGTCGCGCCCTACGCCCGCGACGAGCGGCGCGCGGCCGACTGGTGGGCCCTCTCCGAAAAGCTGTGTGACAGAGCGTGA